The proteins below are encoded in one region of Flavobacterium sp. IMCC34852:
- a CDS encoding ABC-F family ATP-binding cassette domain-containing protein, which translates to MLNIHNLSVSFGGTYLFEEVTFRLGSGDRVGLVGKNGAGKSTMLKILAGDFKPDSGQIATEKEVKIGFLRQDIDFEKGRTVLEEAYQAFEEIKRAELKIDEINHQLATRTDYESQSYSDLIEQLSDVTHHYEILGGYNYVGDTEKILLGLGFKREDFNNQTDTFSGGWRMRIELAKLLLQSNDILLLDEPTNHLDIESIIWLEGFLRNFPGVVVIVSHDKMFLDNVTNRTIEISLGKAYDFNKPYSQYLVLREEIREKQLATQKNQAKKIEETEKLIEKFRAKASKASMAQSLIKKLDKVERIEVDEDDNSVMNISFPVSQTPGRVVIEAEHVTKAYGDKTILKDISLLVERGSKIAFVGQNGQGKSTFIKAIVNEFKYEGSIKMGHNVQVGYFAQNQAEYLDGEITLLETMTNAATDTNRSKVRDMLGAFLFRGDDVEKKVKVLSGGERNRLALCKLLLQPINVLLMDEPTNHLDIKSKNVLKAALQKYEGTLLLVSHDRDFLQGMSNIVYEFKDQKIKEYLGDINYFLEQRNASNMREIEKKDIVVETKSATAKNLSYEDQKKSKSLQNRLSKIESQIKQLEIDIQNDDKELASNYDKHIENANFFTAYNKKKSELDKLLEDWEVVQGEIDNL; encoded by the coding sequence ATGTTAAACATACACAATTTATCGGTTTCTTTTGGAGGTACGTATCTTTTTGAAGAGGTAACTTTTCGGTTAGGTTCGGGTGACAGAGTTGGATTGGTGGGGAAAAACGGTGCCGGAAAATCGACTATGCTCAAAATTTTGGCCGGTGATTTCAAACCCGATAGCGGACAAATTGCCACCGAAAAAGAAGTGAAAATAGGATTTCTGCGTCAGGATATTGATTTTGAAAAAGGAAGAACCGTTTTGGAAGAAGCCTATCAGGCCTTTGAGGAAATAAAAAGAGCAGAGCTGAAAATTGATGAAATCAATCACCAATTGGCCACTCGTACCGATTATGAAAGCCAAAGTTATTCTGATTTAATTGAGCAGTTGAGCGATGTGACGCATCATTATGAAATATTAGGAGGTTACAATTATGTGGGCGATACCGAAAAAATCCTTTTGGGCTTAGGTTTTAAAAGAGAGGATTTCAATAATCAAACCGATACTTTTTCAGGCGGATGGCGCATGCGTATTGAGTTGGCCAAATTATTGTTGCAATCCAACGATATCTTGTTACTGGATGAGCCTACGAATCACTTGGATATCGAAAGTATCATTTGGTTGGAAGGTTTCCTTAGAAATTTTCCGGGCGTAGTGGTGATTGTGTCTCACGATAAAATGTTTTTGGACAATGTGACCAATAGAACGATTGAGATTTCCTTGGGTAAAGCATACGATTTCAACAAACCCTATTCTCAATATTTAGTCTTGCGTGAAGAAATTCGCGAAAAGCAATTGGCTACCCAAAAGAATCAAGCCAAGAAAATTGAAGAAACCGAAAAGTTAATCGAAAAGTTTCGTGCCAAAGCTTCTAAAGCTTCGATGGCGCAATCGTTGATTAAAAAATTGGATAAAGTGGAACGAATTGAAGTCGATGAAGATGACAATTCGGTAATGAATATTTCGTTTCCGGTATCTCAAACACCCGGACGCGTAGTGATTGAAGCGGAACATGTAACCAAAGCTTATGGCGATAAAACCATTTTAAAAGACATTTCACTTTTGGTTGAACGCGGGAGCAAAATTGCTTTCGTAGGGCAGAATGGTCAAGGGAAATCGACTTTTATCAAAGCCATCGTTAACGAATTTAAATACGAAGGTTCAATAAAAATGGGGCATAATGTGCAAGTGGGTTATTTTGCCCAAAACCAAGCCGAATATTTGGATGGGGAAATTACATTGTTAGAAACCATGACTAATGCGGCAACCGATACCAATCGTTCAAAAGTGCGCGATATGTTGGGCGCCTTTTTATTCCGAGGTGATGATGTAGAGAAGAAAGTCAAAGTGCTTTCCGGAGGCGAAAGAAACCGTTTGGCGTTGTGTAAATTATTGCTTCAGCCGATTAACGTGTTGCTGATGGATGAGCCAACGAATCACTTGGACATTAAATCGAAGAATGTTTTGAAAGCTGCGTTGCAGAAATATGAAGGCACCTTGTTGTTGGTTTCGCACGATAGGGATTTTTTGCAAGGTATGTCTAATATTGTTTACGAATTTAAAGACCAAAAAATCAAAGAATATCTGGGCGATATTAACTACTTCTTGGAGCAACGCAATGCCAGCAACATGCGTGAAATTGAGAAGAAAGATATTGTAGTCGAAACCAAATCGGCGACAGCCAAAAATCTTTCTTATGAAGACCAAAAGAAAAGCAAATCGTTGCAAAACCGTTTGAGCAAAATAGAAAGCCAAATCAAACAATTGGAAATCGACATTCAAAACGACGATAAAGAATTGGCTTCTAACTATGACAAACACATCGAAAATGCTAATTTCTTTACCGCGTATAACAAAAAGAAATCAGAACTCGACAAACTACTTGAAGATTGGGAAGTGGTTCAAGGCGAGATTGATAATTTATAA
- a CDS encoding DUF983 domain-containing protein, translating into MLKKGSKLNSILTGSCPKCQEESMYIDPNPYNLKNIYHMHENCSHCGLHYQIEPSFFYGAMYVSYALTVAIGVVAFIIAKVFIGLDLIASFIAIIVALIALMPVTARLARNIYINIFVHYDKNAVKK; encoded by the coding sequence ATGTTAAAAAAAGGATCCAAACTAAATAGCATTTTAACAGGAAGTTGTCCGAAATGTCAAGAAGAAAGCATGTATATTGACCCAAATCCGTACAATCTGAAAAACATCTACCACATGCACGAAAATTGTAGCCATTGCGGACTCCATTATCAAATTGAACCTTCCTTTTTTTATGGCGCTATGTATGTAAGTTATGCCTTGACAGTAGCCATTGGAGTGGTTGCATTTATCATTGCCAAAGTCTTTATCGGTTTAGACCTTATCGCTTCTTTTATAGCCATTATAGTAGCGCTCATTGCTTTAATGCCAGTAACTGCAAGGTTAGCCCGAAACATCTACATCAATATTTTTGTACATTATGATAAGAATGCAGTTAAGAAGTAA
- a CDS encoding NAD(P)/FAD-dependent oxidoreductase, giving the protein MLDYIIVGSGLAGIAFAETLLQNNKSFVVFDNHSQNSSKIAGGLYNPVILKRFSQVWNANEQLALAEVFYQRIETKLNTQVDFKLPIYRKFFSVEEQNNWFAASDKPALAPFLSTEIVHKQYAGIDAPFGYGEVLHTGYVDTEVLLNQYHAYLKNLDLLVESAFDYNELEVLDDHLQYQNLKAKQIVFAEGFGMHANPFFKHLPLDGTKGELFIIKAPELDLDVIVNTSVFILPLGNDLFKVGATYNWEDKTDLPTTEGKQELIDRIKEILTCDFEIIDHFAGVRPTVKDRRPLLGTHHLHKNLHILNGLGTRGVMLAPAMALDLYDYIENGKPLDKTADIKRYGLAK; this is encoded by the coding sequence ATGCTTGATTATATCATTGTAGGTTCAGGGCTGGCCGGAATTGCTTTTGCAGAAACGCTTTTGCAAAACAATAAATCCTTTGTGGTTTTTGACAACCATTCGCAAAACTCTTCTAAGATTGCCGGCGGTTTGTATAATCCTGTAATTTTAAAAAGATTTAGTCAGGTTTGGAATGCCAATGAGCAGCTCGCTTTAGCGGAAGTGTTTTATCAAAGAATTGAGACCAAACTAAACACCCAAGTCGATTTTAAATTGCCCATTTACAGAAAGTTTTTTTCAGTAGAAGAACAAAACAATTGGTTCGCCGCTTCGGATAAGCCGGCTTTGGCACCGTTTCTTTCTACTGAAATTGTTCATAAGCAATATGCTGGCATTGATGCTCCTTTTGGTTATGGCGAAGTATTGCATACTGGTTATGTGGATACTGAAGTGTTACTAAATCAGTATCATGCTTATTTGAAGAATCTTGATTTATTAGTTGAAAGCGCTTTTGATTATAATGAATTAGAAGTTTTAGATGACCATCTTCAGTACCAAAATTTAAAAGCGAAACAGATTGTCTTTGCGGAAGGCTTTGGAATGCATGCCAATCCGTTTTTTAAGCATTTGCCGCTTGATGGTACTAAAGGGGAATTATTCATCATTAAAGCACCCGAATTAGATTTGGATGTGATTGTGAATACCAGCGTGTTTATTTTGCCATTGGGGAATGACCTTTTTAAAGTGGGTGCTACTTATAACTGGGAAGACAAAACCGATTTACCAACTACAGAAGGCAAACAGGAACTCATTGACCGAATTAAAGAAATCCTGACTTGTGATTTTGAAATTATTGACCATTTTGCGGGAGTGCGCCCAACGGTGAAAGACAGAAGGCCGCTTTTGGGAACACATCATTTGCATAAAAATTTACACATTTTGAATGGTCTTGGCACACGAGGCGTAATGCTGGCACCGGCGATGGCTTTGGATTTATATGATTATATTGAAAACGGAAAACCTCTGGACAAGACGGCTGATATTAAAAGGTATGGTTTAGCCAAGTAG
- the porN gene encoding type IX secretion system ring protein PorN/GldN, producing the protein MKIKNLLSVVFAVAISASSFAQSNLLNSKTPDEIGKKTPAQLISDNDKPLPYGYVHDRDVLMGKTIWEFVDVDERINFPLYYPIDTNFVGKERRSLFDVLVNNIKKGKITEVYADDYFNTKKTFKDMESSFTYIDTIPAGIDEYNNFIEEYKSGAKVLDPQFINKKELDASYISGYKIKGYWYFDKRQGELKYRLLALCPVTPEAKEAGNDNADVIDLFWVYFPAVRDILHEAKAFNDKNSAMPITFDHLLNSRRFNGEIYKEENVYGDREIQQYMKDNSQMQLLEAERIKEKIRSFESDMWNY; encoded by the coding sequence ATGAAAATTAAAAATCTTTTATCAGTAGTTTTTGCAGTAGCAATCAGCGCATCAAGTTTTGCTCAGTCAAACTTGTTGAATTCCAAAACTCCGGATGAGATTGGAAAGAAAACACCTGCTCAGTTAATTTCTGACAATGACAAACCACTACCTTATGGTTATGTGCATGATAGAGATGTATTGATGGGTAAAACCATTTGGGAGTTTGTGGATGTGGATGAAAGAATTAATTTTCCTTTGTATTATCCTATTGATACAAATTTTGTTGGTAAGGAAAGAAGATCTTTATTTGATGTATTAGTCAATAACATCAAAAAAGGTAAGATTACAGAAGTATATGCGGATGATTATTTCAATACGAAAAAAACATTCAAAGATATGGAGTCTTCTTTTACCTATATAGATACAATTCCAGCAGGAATAGACGAGTATAACAATTTTATTGAAGAATATAAATCTGGAGCTAAAGTATTGGATCCGCAGTTTATCAATAAAAAGGAATTAGATGCCAGCTATATTTCCGGTTATAAAATCAAAGGGTATTGGTATTTTGACAAACGCCAAGGAGAGTTGAAATACAGATTATTGGCACTTTGTCCGGTAACTCCGGAAGCTAAAGAGGCGGGTAATGACAATGCTGACGTTATCGATTTATTCTGGGTGTATTTCCCTGCTGTTAGAGATATTTTGCATGAGGCAAAAGCTTTCAATGATAAGAACTCAGCCATGCCGATTACGTTTGACCACTTGTTGAATTCCCGTCGTTTTAACGGTGAGATTTACAAGGAAGAAAATGTTTACGGTGACCGAGAAATTCAACAGTACATGAAAGACAATTCTCAAATGCAGTTGTTGGAAGCAGAGCGTATCAAAGAAAAGATTCGTAGTTTCGAATCGGATATGTGGAATTACTAA
- the porM gene encoding type IX secretion system motor protein PorM/GldM, producing the protein MAGGKLTPRQKMINLMYLVFIAMLALNMSKEVLTAFGLMNEKFEGVNKFSEDYNTSLLGTLEQKASDEPKRYGEPFQAAKKVEAISKELYTFLGTVKTDVSKDFEREENGKLPYEAMDKGSYIDENWFEGDRYSAKGNEIIAKIEKYKKDVIAALGNDVKYQPVIENIKTKFNLDDVKDKEGVSKKYLSYHFEGFPAIASIAKLTSMQNDVKATELDIYNAIIGNTVTKAASLKNFQAMVVLEKNVFFEGETVKGKVVLGKYDANTVPTSFSGPGKIENGQAVISMTAGGVGEKTINGTFSFMEDGKPVPLKFEGKYVVVPRPNSANIAADKMNVVYRGLPNPMTISFAGIADNNVTASAPGLSSLGKGKYNLNPGSGTEVIVTATGKMSDGKTVSDKKVFRIKNIPAPLGAIGGVTGVQKGAKSRLQVSKITAVLPDFLYDLNFEVTQFTFKVPGQPAIIVNGGAIDGKCAAALARAAKGDQVTISDIKSRIPGQNIKPQTASPVIYEIQ; encoded by the coding sequence ATGGCAGGAGGAAAACTAACCCCTAGACAGAAGATGATTAACCTAATGTACTTGGTTTTCATCGCGATGTTGGCATTAAACATGTCAAAAGAAGTTTTGACGGCCTTTGGTTTGATGAACGAAAAATTTGAAGGCGTAAATAAATTTTCTGAAGATTACAATACAAGCTTGTTAGGTACTTTAGAGCAAAAGGCAAGTGATGAACCAAAACGTTACGGTGAGCCTTTTCAGGCTGCCAAAAAAGTAGAGGCAATTTCAAAAGAATTGTACACTTTTTTAGGAACCGTTAAAACTGACGTATCCAAAGACTTCGAAAGAGAAGAAAATGGAAAGTTGCCATATGAGGCAATGGATAAAGGTTCTTATATTGATGAGAATTGGTTTGAAGGTGACAGATACTCTGCAAAAGGGAATGAAATCATCGCAAAAATTGAAAAGTATAAGAAAGATGTTATTGCTGCTTTAGGGAATGATGTAAAATACCAACCGGTTATTGAAAATATCAAAACTAAATTTAATTTAGATGATGTTAAAGATAAAGAAGGTGTTTCTAAGAAATACTTATCTTATCACTTTGAAGGATTTCCGGCTATTGCATCTATCGCTAAGTTAACGAGCATGCAGAATGATGTTAAAGCTACTGAACTTGATATCTATAATGCAATTATTGGTAATACTGTAACTAAAGCTGCATCTTTAAAAAACTTCCAAGCAATGGTGGTTTTAGAGAAAAACGTATTCTTTGAAGGTGAAACGGTAAAAGGAAAAGTGGTATTAGGTAAATATGATGCTAACACAGTTCCAACCAGCTTCTCAGGACCTGGAAAAATTGAAAACGGACAAGCGGTTATCTCGATGACAGCCGGTGGCGTTGGAGAAAAAACTATCAACGGTACATTTTCATTTATGGAAGACGGAAAACCGGTGCCATTGAAATTCGAAGGTAAATATGTTGTAGTACCTCGTCCAAACTCAGCTAACATAGCTGCTGATAAAATGAACGTTGTTTACCGTGGATTACCGAACCCTATGACAATCTCATTTGCCGGTATTGCTGACAACAATGTTACTGCATCAGCTCCGGGATTATCTTCTTTAGGTAAAGGTAAGTATAACTTAAATCCTGGTTCAGGTACTGAAGTTATTGTTACTGCAACAGGTAAAATGTCTGATGGTAAAACAGTTTCTGATAAAAAAGTTTTCAGAATTAAAAACATACCTGCCCCGCTTGGTGCAATTGGTGGCGTAACTGGAGTTCAGAAAGGTGCTAAATCGCGTTTACAAGTATCTAAGATTACAGCTGTATTACCTGATTTCTTGTATGATTTAAACTTCGAAGTAACTCAATTTACTTTTAAAGTACCTGGTCAACCTGCAATCATAGTAAATGGTGGAGCAATAGATGGTAAATGTGCAGCAGCATTAGCAAGAGCAGCTAAAGGAGACCAAGTTACAATTTCTGATATTAAATCTAGAATTCCTGGTCAAAACATAAAACCACAAACAGCTTCGCCTGTTATTTATGAAATACAATAA
- the porL gene encoding type IX secretion system motor protein PorL/GldL, with the protein MALLSKKAMNFAYGMGAAVVIVGALFKIQHWTGASLMLIVGLSVEALIFGLSAFDPVDKELDWSLVYPELAGGEAKERGKKEDPKDAQGLLSQKLDAMLKEAKIDGQLMESLGNSIKNFEGAAKAISPTVDSVASTKKYAEEMTKAATQLETLNGLYQVQLQSAERNAKINDEVAENNLKLKDQMQSLTSNLSTLNNVYGGMLSAMSNKG; encoded by the coding sequence ATGGCATTATTAAGCAAAAAAGCAATGAATTTCGCTTACGGTATGGGAGCGGCGGTAGTAATCGTTGGAGCACTATTTAAAATACAACACTGGACTGGAGCAAGTTTAATGCTTATTGTTGGACTTTCAGTTGAGGCATTAATCTTCGGTTTATCGGCTTTTGATCCGGTAGATAAAGAATTAGATTGGTCATTAGTTTATCCTGAATTAGCCGGAGGTGAAGCAAAAGAAAGAGGTAAAAAAGAAGATCCGAAAGACGCTCAAGGTTTGTTATCTCAAAAATTAGATGCAATGTTGAAAGAGGCTAAAATCGATGGTCAATTAATGGAAAGCTTAGGAAACAGTATCAAAAATTTTGAAGGAGCAGCTAAAGCGATTTCTCCAACAGTTGACTCTGTAGCTTCTACAAAAAAATACGCTGAAGAAATGACTAAAGCAGCAACTCAATTAGAAACTTTGAACGGTTTGTACCAAGTACAATTACAAAGTGCTGAGAGAAATGCAAAAATCAATGACGAAGTTGCTGAAAACAACCTTAAATTAAAAGATCAAATGCAATCTTTAACATCTAACTTGTCTACATTAAACAATGTATATGGTGGTATGTTGTCTGCAATGAGTAACAAAGGATAA
- the porK gene encoding type IX secretion system lipoprotein PorK/GldK, with product MKKVIVFASVLALLTSCGRSSDKGELVGVKGKKWHPEKPFGMTLIPGGAYIMGKSDDDLANVQDAPTKTVTVRSFYMDETEITNSEYRQFVEWVKDSTIRVRLAILADEVGQTAGSGGKGKGKNAGSIGDFAFDDKDPAKMTPYDKYMYENYYSVGTDDDPYAGRRLNKKVKLIKDTSKYPDEYYSEVMDTMYLPVAESFNGLRTIDVRKLKFRYSWMDIQAAAKAKVGKRSSFIRTEQQEVYPDTTVWIKDFAYSYNEPMHNDYFWHQAYGEYPVVGVTWKQAKAFCAWRTLNKNAYIKSKKKKNRPDLINSFRLPTEAEWEYAARGGLESATYPWGGPYAKNDRGCFLANFKPNRGDYAADQALYTVEAKSYEPNGYNLYNMSGNVAEWTDSSYDAAAYEYVSTMNPTVGDSKNMRKVVRGGSWKDVAYFLQVGTRDFEYADTARSYIGFRTVQDYMGTQVTKNGKAPRK from the coding sequence ATGAAGAAGGTCATTGTATTCGCATCAGTTTTAGCTTTATTAACGAGCTGTGGACGGTCAAGCGACAAAGGTGAGTTAGTAGGAGTTAAAGGAAAGAAATGGCATCCTGAGAAGCCGTTTGGTATGACTTTAATTCCGGGTGGTGCCTACATCATGGGTAAATCCGATGATGATTTAGCCAATGTACAAGATGCGCCAACTAAAACAGTAACGGTTAGATCATTCTACATGGATGAAACTGAAATAACCAATAGTGAATACCGTCAGTTTGTAGAATGGGTTAAAGATTCTACAATTAGAGTTCGTTTGGCTATACTTGCTGATGAAGTAGGGCAGACTGCTGGTTCAGGCGGAAAAGGAAAAGGAAAAAATGCCGGAAGTATTGGTGACTTTGCTTTTGATGACAAAGATCCGGCTAAAATGACTCCGTATGACAAGTACATGTATGAGAATTATTACAGTGTTGGGACTGATGATGATCCTTATGCCGGTAGAAGATTGAATAAAAAAGTAAAACTTATCAAAGATACGAGCAAATATCCGGACGAATACTACTCTGAAGTGATGGATACTATGTATTTACCGGTTGCTGAATCGTTTAATGGTTTAAGAACTATTGACGTTAGAAAATTAAAGTTCAGATACTCTTGGATGGACATTCAAGCAGCTGCTAAAGCCAAAGTAGGTAAAAGAAGTTCATTCATCAGAACAGAACAACAAGAAGTTTATCCTGATACTACTGTTTGGATAAAAGATTTTGCTTATTCTTACAATGAGCCGATGCACAATGATTATTTCTGGCACCAAGCTTACGGAGAGTATCCTGTAGTAGGTGTTACTTGGAAACAAGCTAAAGCTTTTTGTGCTTGGAGAACTTTAAACAAAAACGCTTACATCAAATCTAAAAAGAAGAAGAACAGACCGGACTTAATCAACTCATTCAGATTGCCAACTGAGGCAGAATGGGAGTATGCTGCCAGAGGTGGTTTAGAGTCAGCAACTTATCCTTGGGGTGGACCTTATGCTAAAAATGACAGAGGTTGTTTCTTGGCTAACTTCAAACCAAACAGAGGAGATTATGCTGCTGATCAAGCTTTATATACTGTAGAAGCAAAATCATATGAGCCAAACGGCTATAATCTATACAATATGTCTGGAAACGTTGCGGAATGGACGGATTCGTCTTATGATGCTGCAGCTTATGAGTATGTTTCTACGATGAACCCAACTGTAGGTGATTCTAAAAACATGAGAAAAGTGGTTCGTGGCGGATCTTGGAAAGACGTAGCTTACTTTTTACAAGTGGGAACCAGAGATTTTGAATATGCTGATACCGCAAGAAGTTATATCGGTTTCAGAACAGTTCAAGATTACATGGGAACTCAAGTAACAAAAAACGGGAAAGCACCTAGAAAGTAA
- a CDS encoding formimidoylglutamase has translation MEFDFLSPVDLEIIQYVTALSSQHLGSKVAFHTDKDFPDTDKVKIAIIGVLENRGDVKAFEEVNLNAIRKELYSMYPGNWQSSIADLGDILPGNSLEDTFFALQKVAAKLIRKGVIPIIIGGTQDLTYPLYRAYDNLEQMVNLVSIDKKFDIGKQEDGITSGSYLSKIILDEPNNLFNFSNVGYQTYYNSQEEIDLVEKLYFDAYRLGEISNNIALSEPVFRDADIVSVDLCSVKSSDSGNLINFTPNGFDGKEICSLSRYAGISDKVSSLGIFNHNNSKEEAVLIAQIIWYFTEGINYRSNEYPFGTKEHYLKYIVPLENEELIFYKSNKTDRWWIEINFFSGQHNKLKKNTLLPCSHEEYLAACNHEIPERWWKAQRKNSI, from the coding sequence ATGGAATTCGATTTTCTTTCGCCCGTTGATCTTGAGATTATACAATATGTAACGGCATTGTCTTCTCAACATTTGGGGAGTAAAGTTGCCTTTCATACGGATAAAGACTTTCCGGATACCGATAAAGTGAAGATTGCCATAATAGGAGTTTTAGAAAACAGAGGTGATGTAAAAGCTTTTGAAGAAGTAAATTTGAATGCCATCCGCAAAGAATTGTATAGTATGTACCCGGGGAATTGGCAAAGTTCAATAGCTGATTTAGGCGACATTCTTCCAGGAAATTCTTTAGAAGATACTTTTTTTGCCTTGCAAAAAGTTGCTGCCAAATTAATTCGCAAAGGAGTTATTCCAATTATAATCGGAGGTACACAAGATTTGACTTATCCATTATACCGCGCTTATGATAATTTGGAACAAATGGTCAATTTGGTTTCCATCGACAAGAAATTTGATATCGGCAAGCAAGAAGACGGAATCACAAGTGGTTCTTATTTGTCTAAAATTATTTTGGATGAGCCGAATAATTTGTTCAATTTTAGTAATGTGGGATACCAAACCTACTACAATTCACAGGAAGAGATTGATTTAGTAGAGAAATTATATTTCGATGCCTACAGATTGGGAGAAATTTCTAACAATATAGCGTTGTCTGAACCGGTTTTTCGCGATGCAGATATTGTAAGTGTAGATTTGTGTTCTGTAAAGTCCTCAGATTCAGGAAATTTAATTAATTTTACTCCAAATGGCTTTGACGGAAAAGAAATCTGTAGTCTATCGAGATATGCCGGTATAAGTGATAAAGTAAGTTCATTAGGTATATTCAATCACAACAACAGTAAAGAAGAAGCGGTATTGATTGCTCAGATAATTTGGTATTTTACCGAAGGTATCAATTATCGTTCAAACGAATATCCTTTTGGAACCAAAGAACATTATCTTAAATATATAGTTCCGTTGGAAAACGAAGAATTGATTTTCTACAAAAGCAATAAAACCGACAGATGGTGGATAGAAATAAACTTTTTTTCAGGACAACACAATAAACTGAAAAAAAATACGTTATTACCTTGTTCCCATGAGGAGTATTTGGCGGCTTGTAACCACGAAATACCTGAAAGATGGTGGAAAGCACAACGAAAAAACAGTATATAA